In Vicingus serpentipes, the following are encoded in one genomic region:
- a CDS encoding TraR/DksA family transcriptional regulator produces the protein MPDKNRYSDEELAEFKELIEKKISDARLDLDGLKDSLSHKDDNGTDDTIHSFNMMEDGAGTLSREEVAQLAQRQEKFIRNLENALNRIQNKTYGICRETGKLIKKERLRAVPHATLSIEAKQAQG, from the coding sequence ATGCCAGATAAAAACAGATATTCAGACGAAGAATTAGCAGAATTTAAAGAGCTAATTGAAAAGAAAATTAGTGATGCTAGACTTGACTTAGATGGATTAAAAGATTCATTGTCACATAAAGATGATAATGGTACAGATGATACTATTCATTCTTTTAATATGATGGAAGACGGAGCAGGAACTTTATCTAGAGAAGAGGTTGCTCAATTAGCTCAGCGTCAAGAAAAATTTATTAGAAATTTAGAGAATGCTTTAAATAGAATTCAAAACAAAACTTACGGTATTTGTAGAGAGACAGGTAAGTTAATTAAAAAAGAAAGATTAAGAGCTGTACCTCACGCAACATTGAGTATTGAAGCAAAGCAAGCTCAAGGTTAA
- the gltX gene encoding glutamate--tRNA ligase — MEKKVRVRFAPSPTGPLHIGGVRTALYNYLFAKKHGGDFLLRIEDTDQTRYVKGAEDYILEALKWCGITPNEGVGVGGEYGPYHQSERNKDGVYKKYVDQLLAAGNAYYAFDTAEELDQMRERLKTAGGSSQQYDATSRMTMKNSLTLTKEDVDAKIAAGEPFVVRVKIPKGEEVKFKDVIRGWVSVDTTHLDDKVLYKSDGMPTYHMANVVDDYLMKITHVIRGEEWLPSAPLHVLLYKLLGWEDVMPQFAHLPLILKPNGNGKLSKRDGDAGGFPVFPIEWNSPEGEISSGYRESGYFPEAHINMLAFLGWNPGTEQEIFSIEELLQAFSLEKVGKSGAKFDPDKTKWFNEQYLRAKSNEELSAILTPILGKHGYSNLSSEFVSKVCGLMKERAVFTTDILENGKYFFEAPQEYDAQTVKKKWKENSPEIVADLITVFSNTEFKAEPLEHAFKQYVEEKELGFGIAMIAIRLSITGVGGGPSLFDIMEVIGKEESINRLKAGIENIKKEITA, encoded by the coding sequence ATGGAAAAAAAAGTAAGAGTAAGGTTTGCGCCTAGTCCAACAGGACCCCTTCATATTGGAGGAGTAAGAACAGCATTGTATAATTATTTGTTTGCTAAAAAGCACGGAGGAGATTTTTTATTAAGAATTGAAGATACCGACCAAACTCGTTACGTAAAAGGAGCTGAAGATTATATTTTAGAAGCATTAAAATGGTGTGGAATAACACCAAATGAAGGAGTTGGTGTTGGAGGAGAATATGGCCCTTATCACCAATCAGAAAGAAATAAAGATGGAGTTTATAAAAAATATGTTGATCAGTTATTAGCAGCTGGAAATGCATATTACGCTTTTGATACTGCTGAAGAATTAGACCAAATGCGTGAGAGACTAAAAACTGCAGGAGGTTCATCTCAACAATACGATGCAACTAGTCGAATGACAATGAAAAATTCGTTGACTTTAACAAAAGAAGATGTAGATGCAAAAATAGCTGCAGGAGAACCATTTGTAGTTCGTGTGAAAATTCCAAAGGGAGAAGAAGTTAAATTTAAAGATGTGATTAGAGGATGGGTTTCTGTTGATACTACCCACTTAGATGATAAGGTTTTATACAAATCGGACGGAATGCCAACTTACCACATGGCAAATGTAGTTGATGATTATTTGATGAAAATTACTCATGTAATTAGAGGTGAAGAATGGCTGCCATCAGCACCATTACATGTGTTATTATACAAGTTGTTAGGGTGGGAAGATGTGATGCCTCAATTTGCTCATTTACCATTAATCTTAAAACCTAATGGTAATGGAAAGTTAAGTAAACGAGATGGTGATGCTGGTGGATTTCCAGTTTTCCCAATAGAATGGAATTCTCCAGAAGGAGAAATTTCATCAGGATATAGAGAGTCAGGTTATTTTCCAGAGGCACACATAAATATGTTGGCTTTTTTAGGATGGAATCCTGGAACTGAGCAAGAAATATTTTCTATTGAAGAATTACTGCAAGCTTTCTCATTGGAGAAAGTGGGGAAATCAGGAGCTAAATTTGATCCGGATAAAACTAAATGGTTTAACGAACAGTATTTAAGAGCAAAATCAAATGAAGAGTTATCAGCTATTTTAACACCTATTTTAGGTAAACATGGTTATTCTAATTTATCTTCTGAATTTGTTTCTAAAGTTTGTGGGTTAATGAAAGAAAGAGCAGTATTTACTACAGATATTTTAGAAAACGGAAAATACTTTTTTGAAGCTCCACAAGAATATGATGCTCAAACAGTAAAGAAAAAATGGAAAGAAAATTCTCCAGAAATTGTTGCTGATTTAATTACAGTTTTTTCAAATACAGAATTTAAAGCAGAACCTTTAGAGCATGCTTTTAAACAATATGTAGAAGAAAAAGAACTTGGTTTTGGAATTGCAATGATAGCAATTCGTTTATCAATTACTGGCGTTGGAGGAGGACCTTCATTGTTCGATATTATGGAAGTAATTGGTAAAGAAGAATCTATAAATAGATTAAAAGCAGGTATTGAAAATATTAAGAAAGAAATAACAGCCTAA
- a CDS encoding PKD domain-containing protein, with protein sequence MNKNYTLLLIAILTSSILIGQTNLLLNPRLNVPNAEKETRINYKTTSCIDDILYPQSKLTGLPEIDTMDVATYISGTSQAFYFSGDGLIHGINAYMLLDVDGVPGNSSPVSVLISVYDIDNANYPTTLIAEDTVMLMDVGFANQDLNFTAPVAVTDSFAVAVQLNTLDPSNPYYVTNTSAANDGQGEALSCVYYAGSWYNGFIDFGGWNMDILIAPIFEENYSANYFLDTNVVCLGNEVLFTNSSSSSENIMFTTAPTSLVLDYGDLNSSSIDTNISYLYTSVGDFTSSFTLTHNGYNGSCVDDSSITISVLDTAISNYNYASLGGGAYQFTDMSSNANTYYWDFGDGDTSTIQSPTHTYLTANNYNVCLTVTDSNGCNVNTSCQTVSFVTAVESKVNQEEVKIYPIPANKYFNILIPSNYKNGSIVITDVVGKTVKSIEINNQENIKILTQEINSGVYFLSIENEGQKVYSKRILVDK encoded by the coding sequence ATGAATAAAAACTACACTCTTTTACTTATAGCAATTCTAACTTCTTCTATTTTAATAGGTCAAACTAATCTTTTATTAAATCCTAGATTAAATGTTCCAAATGCAGAGAAAGAGACTCGTATTAATTATAAAACAACATCTTGTATTGATGATATTTTATATCCACAATCCAAATTGACAGGTCTTCCTGAAATAGATACTATGGATGTAGCTACATATATTAGTGGTACTTCTCAAGCATTTTATTTTTCAGGAGATGGTCTAATTCATGGTATTAATGCATATATGTTGTTAGATGTTGACGGAGTGCCTGGAAATTCCTCTCCGGTTAGCGTTTTAATTTCCGTTTATGATATTGATAACGCAAATTATCCTACAACTTTAATTGCAGAAGATACAGTTATGTTAATGGATGTTGGTTTTGCTAACCAAGATTTAAATTTTACAGCACCAGTAGCAGTAACAGATTCTTTTGCGGTAGCAGTTCAATTAAATACTTTAGATCCATCTAACCCTTATTATGTTACAAATACTAGTGCTGCTAATGATGGGCAAGGTGAAGCTTTGAGTTGTGTTTATTATGCTGGAAGCTGGTATAATGGATTTATAGATTTTGGAGGATGGAATATGGATATTTTAATTGCTCCAATTTTTGAAGAAAATTATAGTGCAAACTACTTCTTAGATACAAATGTTGTTTGTTTAGGAAATGAAGTTCTATTTACAAATTCTTCTTCAAGCTCTGAAAATATTATGTTTACTACTGCTCCCACTTCGTTAGTCTTGGATTATGGTGATTTAAATTCTTCATCAATTGATACTAATATTTCTTATTTGTACACTTCTGTTGGTGATTTTACTTCATCTTTTACTCTCACACATAATGGGTATAATGGTTCTTGTGTTGATGATTCATCAATTACGATTTCAGTTTTAGATACAGCTATTTCAAATTATAATTATGCCTCACTAGGAGGAGGAGCTTATCAATTTACAGATATGTCGAGTAATGCAAATACTTATTATTGGGATTTTGGAGATGGAGATACATCAACAATCCAATCCCCAACTCATACTTATTTAACAGCAAATAATTATAATGTTTGTTTAACTGTTACAGATTCAAATGGATGTAATGTGAATACATCTTGTCAAACAGTTTCATTTGTTACTGCTGTTGAATCAAAAGTAAATCAAGAAGAAGTGAAAATTTATCCAATTCCGGCTAATAAGTATTTTAATATTTTAATACCTTCTAACTATAAAAATGGTTCAATAGTAATTACAGATGTAGTAGGAAAAACAGTTAAAAGTATTGAGATAAATAATCAAGAAAATATAAAAATCTTAACTCAAGAAATTAATTCAGGCGTTTACTTTTTATCTATAGAAAATGAAGGACAAAAAGTTTATAGTAAACGAATTCTTGTCGATAAATAA
- a CDS encoding RidA family protein: MSNKINTDKAPKPMGLYPHARKVGNLLFLSGVGPRAAGSGSEEANIPGLKYDKNGNYEAFDFEAQCRSVFDNVKVILEESGSSWDKIVDVTTFLTDMKRDFKTYNRVYAEYFKDNQPCRTTVEVNALPSPISIELKCIASID, encoded by the coding sequence ATGAGTAATAAAATAAACACAGATAAAGCACCAAAGCCGATGGGTTTATACCCTCATGCACGTAAGGTGGGTAATTTATTGTTTTTATCAGGAGTTGGTCCTAGAGCTGCTGGCTCTGGTAGCGAAGAAGCAAATATTCCAGGATTGAAATATGATAAAAATGGAAATTATGAAGCTTTCGACTTTGAAGCTCAATGTCGTTCTGTATTCGATAATGTAAAAGTTATTTTAGAAGAGAGTGGAAGTAGTTGGGATAAAATTGTTGATGTAACAACTTTTTTAACTGACATGAAACGCGATTTTAAAACTTATAACCGTGTTTATGCTGAGTACTTTAAAGACAATCAGCCATGTAGAACAACTGTAGAGGTAAATGCTTTGCCATCACCTATTTCTATTGAGTTGAAATGCATTGCAAGCATAGATTAA
- the folE gene encoding GTP cyclohydrolase I FolE: MKLEKTMLNTQSINDNPLNGYTFEDIGDDHLFTNLDTPLKEGAFDISDKEKKEKIEGLFAEIMDVLGLDLTDDSLKGTPKRVAKMYIEEIFSGLNPANKPKIALFDNKYQYNQMLVEKNITFYSNCEHHFVPIIGKAHVAYISSGKVIGLSKLNRIVQYYAKRPQVQERLTNQIGKDLQNILNTEDVAIIIDAKHLCVSSRGVQDDNSATVTTFYGGQFNSPEKIRELQSYITNK; encoded by the coding sequence ATGAAACTAGAAAAAACTATGTTGAATACCCAATCTATTAATGATAACCCATTAAATGGTTACACTTTTGAAGATATTGGGGATGATCATTTATTTACCAATCTTGATACACCTTTAAAAGAGGGTGCATTTGATATTTCAGACAAAGAGAAAAAGGAAAAAATTGAAGGTTTATTTGCTGAAATAATGGATGTTTTAGGATTGGATTTAACAGATGATTCTCTAAAAGGTACTCCTAAGCGAGTTGCTAAAATGTACATAGAAGAAATCTTCTCTGGATTAAATCCTGCAAACAAACCAAAAATTGCTCTATTTGATAACAAATACCAATACAACCAAATGTTGGTAGAGAAAAACATTACTTTCTATTCAAATTGTGAGCACCATTTTGTGCCAATTATTGGTAAAGCTCATGTTGCATATATCTCTTCTGGCAAAGTAATTGGCTTATCCAAATTGAATAGGATTGTACAATACTATGCAAAAAGACCTCAAGTACAGGAACGATTAACTAACCAAATTGGAAAAGATTTACAAAACATACTTAACACTGAAGATGTTGCTATTATCATCGATGCAAAGCATTTATGTGTTTCATCAAGAGGTGTTCAAGATGATAATTCTGCTACTGTTACCACTTTTTATGGCGGTCAATTTAACTCACCAGAAAAAATAAGAGAGTTACAATCTTACATTACCAATAAATAA
- the ileS gene encoding isoleucine--tRNA ligase → MSQYKVYKGLDLPNVAKEVLEKWEEHKVFEKSISTRDGNKPFVFYEGPPSANGLPGIHHVMARAIKDIFCRYKTLKGFQVKRKAGWDTHGLPVELSVEKKLGITKEDIGKKISVDEYNKECRETVMQYTDIWNDLTEKMGYWVDMDDPYITYENKYMESVWWLLGQLHQKNLLYKGYTIQPYSPAAGTGLSSHELNQPGCYRDVKDTTAVAQFKIKDTTKLGVDEAYFLAWTTTPWTLPSNTALAVGPKIEYVLVKSYNQYTFEAINVLLAKNLVSKQFVGKYEKVESESDLVYAEGDKKIPFFIAKEFIGTDLVGIQYEQLLPYALPYENAENAFKVIPGDFVTTEDGTGIVHIAPTFGQDDAQVAKDAGVPAMLVLDDNGNPVPLVDLQGKFRPEMGEFAGMYVKNEYYNEGEAPEKSADVQICIKLKEENKAFNVSKYEHSYPHCWRTDKPVLYYPLDSWFVKSTALKQRMIELNKTINWKPESTGTGRFGNWLENLNDWNLSRSRYWGIPIPIWRTEEGDEEICISSVEQLKGEIEKSVSAGFMQTSPLADFVVGDMSAANYDKFDLHKNYVDEITLVSSTGKPMKREADLIDVWFDSGSMPYAQQHYPFENKEEIDNNKFFPADFIAEGVDQTRGWFFTLHAIGTMVFDSVAYKNVVSNGLVLDKNGQKMSKRLGNAADPFETLGKYGADATRWYMITNAQPWDNLKFDLDGITEVQRKFFGTLYNTYGFFALYANLDGFTYSEDEIAIKDRPEIDRWVMSKLNSLIKTVDAFYAEYEPTKAGRAIQDFVNDELSNWYVRLCRRRFWKGDYSQDKIAAYQTLYKCLEVVAQLSASIAPFYMDQLYTDLVSVSGKGNATSVHLSDFPVADETAIDKDLEERMAIAQQVSSMVLSLRKKESLKVRQPLQKIMVPILDEKFKRQLHDVEDLILSETNVKELEYLEDTAGVLVKSIKPNFKSLGPKYGKIMKQIAAAVVQFNQDDITAFEKNNGTTLTIDGQEVVLDGNDAEISTQDIPGWLVITEKGTTVALDITLSPELREEGIAREFVNRIQNLRKDSGLEVTDKIHLKILSHQEINNAVNNNKDYICSETLAGQLDLVEELKQNEGSLVEIEENVSTMISIEKMN, encoded by the coding sequence ATGAGTCAGTATAAAGTATATAAGGGGTTAGATTTACCCAACGTTGCCAAAGAGGTTTTAGAAAAGTGGGAAGAACACAAAGTGTTTGAAAAAAGTATCTCTACAAGAGATGGAAATAAACCATTTGTTTTTTATGAAGGACCACCTTCTGCAAACGGACTTCCAGGTATTCACCACGTTATGGCAAGAGCGATAAAAGATATCTTTTGTCGTTACAAAACTTTAAAAGGATTTCAGGTAAAACGTAAAGCAGGTTGGGATACTCATGGCTTGCCAGTTGAGTTGAGTGTAGAGAAAAAATTAGGAATTACGAAAGAAGATATTGGTAAAAAGATATCTGTTGATGAATACAACAAAGAGTGTAGAGAAACAGTAATGCAATACACTGATATTTGGAATGACTTAACAGAGAAGATGGGATATTGGGTAGATATGGATGACCCATATATTACCTATGAAAATAAATACATGGAATCAGTTTGGTGGTTGTTAGGACAATTGCACCAAAAGAATTTATTATACAAAGGTTACACCATTCAGCCTTATTCTCCAGCAGCAGGAACAGGATTAAGTTCTCATGAATTAAATCAACCAGGTTGTTATAGAGATGTAAAAGATACCACTGCTGTTGCTCAGTTTAAAATAAAAGACACAACTAAATTAGGTGTTGATGAAGCTTACTTTTTAGCCTGGACAACAACTCCTTGGACTTTACCTTCTAACACCGCTTTAGCTGTTGGACCTAAGATTGAATATGTTTTAGTGAAATCTTATAATCAATATACTTTTGAAGCAATTAATGTCTTATTGGCTAAAAATTTAGTTTCTAAGCAGTTTGTAGGTAAGTATGAGAAAGTTGAATCAGAAAGTGATTTGGTTTATGCTGAAGGAGACAAAAAGATTCCATTTTTTATTGCAAAAGAATTTATTGGAACTGATTTAGTTGGTATACAATACGAACAATTATTGCCTTATGCCTTGCCTTACGAAAACGCAGAAAATGCGTTTAAAGTAATTCCAGGTGATTTTGTTACAACTGAAGATGGTACAGGTATTGTTCACATCGCGCCAACTTTTGGGCAAGACGATGCTCAGGTTGCTAAAGATGCCGGAGTACCTGCAATGTTAGTTTTAGATGATAATGGTAATCCAGTTCCCTTAGTAGATTTACAAGGGAAATTTAGACCAGAAATGGGAGAGTTTGCCGGAATGTATGTGAAGAATGAATATTACAATGAAGGAGAAGCTCCAGAAAAATCTGCTGATGTACAAATTTGTATCAAATTAAAAGAAGAAAATAAAGCATTTAATGTTTCTAAATACGAGCACAGTTACCCACATTGTTGGAGAACAGATAAGCCAGTATTATATTATCCATTAGACTCTTGGTTTGTAAAATCTACAGCGTTAAAACAACGTATGATAGAATTGAATAAAACCATTAACTGGAAACCAGAAAGTACTGGTACAGGTCGTTTTGGTAACTGGCTAGAAAATCTAAATGACTGGAATTTATCTCGCTCACGTTATTGGGGTATTCCTATTCCAATTTGGCGAACAGAAGAAGGTGATGAAGAAATTTGTATTTCTTCAGTAGAGCAGTTAAAAGGAGAAATCGAAAAATCTGTTTCTGCAGGTTTTATGCAAACAAGTCCGTTAGCCGATTTTGTTGTGGGCGATATGAGTGCAGCAAACTATGATAAATTTGATTTACATAAAAATTATGTAGACGAGATTACTTTAGTTTCTTCAACTGGTAAACCAATGAAACGTGAGGCTGATTTAATTGACGTTTGGTTCGATTCAGGTTCTATGCCTTATGCTCAACAACATTATCCTTTCGAGAACAAAGAAGAAATAGATAATAATAAATTTTTTCCAGCAGATTTTATAGCTGAAGGAGTTGACCAAACTAGAGGTTGGTTCTTTACTCTACATGCAATTGGAACAATGGTTTTTGATTCTGTGGCCTATAAAAATGTAGTGTCTAACGGATTAGTGTTAGATAAAAATGGACAAAAAATGAGTAAGCGTTTAGGTAACGCTGCCGATCCATTTGAAACCTTAGGTAAGTATGGAGCTGATGCTACACGTTGGTATATGATTACTAATGCACAGCCTTGGGACAACTTAAAATTTGATTTAGACGGAATTACTGAAGTTCAACGTAAGTTTTTTGGAACACTTTACAATACGTATGGTTTCTTTGCTTTATATGCCAATTTAGATGGGTTTACCTATTCAGAAGATGAAATTGCAATAAAAGATAGACCAGAAATTGACCGTTGGGTAATGTCTAAGTTGAATTCATTAATAAAAACAGTTGATGCATTTTATGCAGAATACGAACCTACAAAAGCTGGTAGAGCAATTCAAGATTTTGTAAATGATGAGTTGAGTAATTGGTACGTACGTTTATGTAGAAGACGTTTTTGGAAGGGAGATTATTCTCAAGATAAAATAGCTGCTTACCAAACATTGTATAAATGTTTAGAAGTGGTAGCTCAATTATCAGCTTCTATTGCACCATTCTATATGGATCAATTATATACTGATTTAGTTTCGGTAAGTGGAAAAGGAAATGCTACTTCGGTACATTTATCTGATTTTCCTGTAGCAGATGAAACAGCTATTGATAAGGATTTGGAAGAAAGAATGGCAATTGCTCAACAAGTTTCGTCAATGGTATTGAGTTTACGTAAAAAAGAAAGTTTAAAAGTTCGTCAACCATTACAAAAAATAATGGTGCCTATTTTAGATGAAAAATTTAAACGTCAATTACATGATGTAGAAGATTTAATTCTATCAGAAACAAACGTAAAGGAGTTAGAATATTTAGAAGATACAGCTGGAGTCTTAGTTAAAAGTATTAAACCAAACTTTAAATCACTAGGGCCAAAGTATGGTAAAATAATGAAACAGATAGCTGCAGCAGTTGTTCAATTTAATCAAGACGACATTACTGCTTTTGAGAAAAATAACGGAACAACTTTAACAATTGACGGGCAAGAAGTAGTGTTGGACGGTAATGATGCTGAAATTTCTACACAAGATATTCCAGGATGGTTAGTAATAACAGAAAAAGGTACAACAGTAGCTTTAGATATTACGCTTTCACCTGAATTAAGAGAAGAAGGGATAGCTCGAGAATTTGTAAATAGAATACAGAACTTGCGTAAAGACAGTGGTTTAGAGGTGACAGATAAAATACATTTGAAAATTTTATCACATCAAGAAATAAATAACGCGGTGAATAATAATAAAGATTATATTTGTTCGGAAACTTTAGCAGGGCAACTTGATTTAGTTGAAGAATTGAAACAAAATGAAGGATCATTAGTAGAAATAGAAGAAAATGTTTCCACTATGATTTCAATAGAAAAAATGAATTAA
- a CDS encoding 6-pyruvoyl trahydropterin synthase family protein, which produces MKTAIYRLEHFSASHRLHNPRWDDKKNKEVFGKCNNPNYHGHNYELEVCVIGDCDEDTGYVIDTKILSTIIKDEVLDKLDHNNLNLDVEEFKNLNPTTENVARVIYEILRKKIDTNLELKIKLYETRKNYVEYPIY; this is translated from the coding sequence ATGAAAACAGCAATTTATAGATTAGAACATTTTAGTGCTTCACATAGATTACACAACCCTAGATGGGATGATAAAAAAAATAAAGAAGTATTTGGAAAGTGTAACAACCCAAATTATCACGGACACAATTACGAACTTGAAGTTTGTGTTATTGGAGATTGTGATGAAGATACTGGATATGTTATCGACACTAAAATACTATCTACAATAATTAAAGATGAAGTATTAGATAAATTAGACCACAACAATTTGAATTTAGATGTAGAAGAATTTAAAAATCTAAATCCAACTACTGAAAATGTTGCTCGAGTTATCTACGAGATTCTTCGCAAAAAAATTGATACAAACCTTGAACTAAAAATTAAGCTTTATGAAACTAGAAAAAACTATGTTGAATACCCAATCTATTAA
- a CDS encoding lipoprotein signal peptidase, giving the protein MKKFLNILSKPLTIIFLVLVIDQAVKIWIKTTMYLGQEFPVLGNWFYIHFTENPGMAFGMEFGGEWGKLALSLFRIVAVSGIAYVLFTLPKTTPKGLKICGSLILAGAIGNIIDSAFYGVIFNDSFNQLATFFPEGGGYETFLHGRVVDMFWFPLFEGTFPEWFPLWAGEDYLFFRPVFNIADAAISVGIGLIFIFQKRFFKTPAVEVNEEASQSE; this is encoded by the coding sequence ATGAAGAAATTTTTAAACATACTTAGCAAGCCGTTAACGATAATTTTTTTGGTTTTGGTTATTGATCAAGCCGTTAAAATTTGGATTAAAACAACTATGTATTTGGGTCAAGAATTTCCAGTATTAGGAAATTGGTTTTATATCCATTTTACTGAAAATCCAGGGATGGCATTTGGAATGGAGTTTGGAGGAGAATGGGGTAAGTTAGCTTTAAGCTTATTTAGAATAGTAGCTGTTTCGGGTATTGCTTACGTTCTATTTACATTACCTAAAACTACTCCAAAAGGCTTAAAGATATGTGGCTCACTAATTTTAGCTGGAGCCATTGGTAATATTATTGATAGTGCTTTTTATGGCGTAATTTTTAACGATAGCTTTAATCAATTAGCAACCTTTTTTCCAGAAGGAGGAGGCTATGAAACTTTCTTACACGGAAGAGTTGTAGATATGTTTTGGTTTCCTTTATTTGAAGGTACTTTTCCTGAATGGTTTCCACTTTGGGCAGGAGAGGATTATCTATTCTTTAGACCAGTTTTTAATATTGCAGATGCTGCAATCTCGGTAGGTATTGGTTTAATTTTTATTTTCCAAAAACGTTTTTTCAAAACACCCGCTGTTGAGGTCAATGAAGAAGCATCCCAGTCAGAATAA
- a CDS encoding glutathione peroxidase, which produces MKNIKLIITSIMSLFIASCFSQDENSKEPTTSIYKLEINDIEGNKINLQDFEGKKILFVNVASKCGFTPQYEDLQKLHNTYKDKLIIIGVPCNQFGGQEPGTNNEIQTFCQKNYGVEFLITEKVDVKGDNQHPLYKWLTDKSINGKSSSTVKWNFQKYLIDESGKLIDFYYSTTNPLSDKIVNNLK; this is translated from the coding sequence ATGAAAAATATTAAATTAATAATTACAAGTATTATGTCACTATTTATTGCATCTTGCTTTTCTCAAGACGAAAACTCGAAAGAACCTACTACTTCAATTTATAAATTAGAAATTAATGATATCGAAGGGAACAAAATTAACCTTCAAGATTTTGAAGGAAAAAAAATATTGTTTGTTAACGTAGCTTCTAAATGTGGTTTTACACCACAATACGAAGATTTGCAAAAACTACACAATACATATAAAGATAAACTCATAATTATTGGCGTACCCTGTAATCAGTTTGGAGGTCAAGAACCTGGAACAAATAATGAAATTCAAACCTTTTGTCAAAAAAATTATGGTGTTGAATTTTTAATTACTGAAAAAGTAGACGTGAAAGGTGATAATCAACATCCCTTATACAAATGGCTTACCGATAAAAGTATAAATGGAAAATCATCATCTACTGTAAAATGGAATTTTCAGAAATACTTAATTGACGAAAGCGGAAAACTTATTGACTTTTATTACAGCACAACTAACCCCTTAAGTGATAAAATCGTTAACAATTTAAAATGA
- a CDS encoding SDR family NAD(P)-dependent oxidoreductase, protein MKTILIIGGSKGIGKSVLLQQLDLGNKVINLSRTKIDITHNNLLSYEFDILNPNFPTIDNVSHLIYCPGSINLKPFSSLNMDDFRTDMEINFFGAIACIKNYLPALKKEQNSSIVLFSTAAAKMGMPFHTSISAAKSALEGFAKSLAAELAPNVRVNTIAPSIVDTTLASRILRNDSIKEKITNNHPLKRILNTAEVAETVNYLCNSLSISGQTITLDNGITTLKI, encoded by the coding sequence ATGAAAACGATATTAATAATTGGAGGAAGTAAAGGAATTGGAAAGTCAGTTCTCTTGCAACAGCTTGATTTAGGTAATAAAGTAATAAACCTAAGTCGAACTAAAATAGATATTACTCACAATAACCTATTAAGTTATGAATTTGACATATTAAATCCGAACTTCCCAACTATTGATAATGTTTCTCATTTAATTTACTGTCCGGGAAGTATAAATTTAAAACCATTTAGCTCGCTTAACATGGATGATTTTAGAACCGATATGGAAATTAATTTTTTTGGAGCAATTGCTTGTATCAAAAACTACTTGCCTGCTTTAAAAAAGGAACAAAATTCAAGTATTGTTTTGTTTAGCACAGCAGCAGCAAAAATGGGAATGCCTTTCCACACAAGTATAAGTGCCGCAAAATCAGCTCTAGAAGGTTTTGCAAAATCTTTAGCGGCTGAATTAGCTCCAAATGTTAGGGTAAATACAATTGCTCCTTCTATTGTTGATACAACGCTTGCAAGCAGAATACTTAGAAACGATAGCATAAAAGAAAAAATTACAAATAATCATCCTTTAAAAAGGATACTAAATACAGCAGAAGTTGCTGAGACAGTTAATTACTTATGTAACTCACTTTCTATAAGTGGACAAACCATAACATTGGATAACGGAATAACTACATTAAAAATATAG